The following coding sequences are from one Paenibacillus sp. JDR-2 window:
- the rnpA gene encoding ribonuclease P protein component, producing the protein MQRKLRLRNRADFNRIYRYGKSFANGQFVVYWSRQPVAEPFRLGVSASKKIGNAVVRNRMRRVIKEIVRLNGEKIVPNTDFILIVRKPAVEMESKQLEKSIFHVLKKAGLLKKDARY; encoded by the coding sequence GTGCAAAGAAAATTGCGTCTGCGTAACCGCGCCGACTTCAATCGGATCTATCGTTACGGCAAATCGTTTGCCAATGGACAGTTTGTTGTGTATTGGTCGAGGCAGCCGGTAGCGGAGCCATTCCGGTTAGGCGTCTCCGCCAGCAAGAAAATCGGTAACGCGGTTGTGCGCAACCGGATGAGGAGAGTTATTAAGGAAATCGTCCGTTTGAACGGTGAAAAAATCGTTCCGAATACCGATTTTATTTTAATAGTAAGAAAACCTGCGGTTGAGATGGAGTCGAAGCAGCTGGAGAAGAGCATTTTTCACGTGCTGAAGAAGGCCGGTTTGCTGAAGAAGGACGCGCGTTATTAG
- the rpmH gene encoding 50S ribosomal protein L34 has protein sequence MRPTFKPNVSKRSKVHGFRKRMSSKNGRKVLAARRQKGRKVLSA, from the coding sequence ATGAGACCTACATTTAAACCGAATGTAAGCAAACGCAGCAAAGTACATGGCTTCCGCAAACGGATGAGCTCGAAAAACGGACGTAAAGTTTTGGCAGCGCGTCGTCAAAAAGGCAGAAAAGTTCTTAGCGCATAA